A single window of Cetobacterium sp. 8H DNA harbors:
- a CDS encoding GNAT family N-acetyltransferase — translation MNVIFGVAFFILGSLAVYVFQRKRFAKMTEEDFVCEVVQKAFAREKSSKHNEHNLVRALLKSDAFIKDLSLTAKFKGMIVGYILFTKAKVGDETLLVLSPLAVLPKFQKKGIGKSLVEKGHVVAKKLGYKGVIVLGHPEYYKKLGYLPASKWGIKAPFEVVDENFMAIELVPGALTGVSGVVEYAKEFGL, via the coding sequence ATGAACGTAATTTTTGGGGTAGCATTTTTTATTCTAGGAAGTCTAGCGGTATATGTTTTTCAAAGAAAAAGATTTGCAAAAATGACAGAAGAGGATTTTGTATGTGAAGTTGTACAGAAAGCTTTTGCTAGAGAGAAGTCTTCTAAACACAATGAGCATAATTTAGTGAGAGCTCTTCTAAAAAGTGATGCTTTTATAAAAGATTTGTCTTTAACTGCAAAGTTTAAAGGGATGATTGTTGGATATATACTTTTTACAAAAGCTAAAGTGGGAGATGAAACTTTATTAGTTCTTTCACCACTTGCAGTACTACCTAAATTTCAAAAAAAAGGAATTGGGAAAAGTCTTGTAGAAAAAGGGCATGTAGTTGCTAAAAAATTAGGGTATAAAGGAGTAATAGTACTTGGACATCCTGAATATTATAAAAAGTTAGGATACCTTCCAGCTTCAAAATGGGGAATTAAGGCACCTTTTGAAGTGGTAGATGAAAATTTTATGGCTATTGAGTTAGTACCAGGAGCTTTAACAGGAGTAAGTGGTGTTGTGGAGTATGCTAAAGAGTTTGGATTATAA
- a CDS encoding MalY/PatB family protein, translating into MKNNFDEYVERRGTDSRKWSLIGMLEMAQYVDEESIPMWVADMDFRVPEFVIEKLEKRVKEQVFGYNIVGESYYESVKYWLKKKNNWSIEEEWIVPTSGVVPALCFAVKAFTEEGDGVIVQNPVYPPFRSSIELNKRTVVNSPLKLVNDRYEMDFIDLEKKFKEPKNKLFILCSPHNPVGRVWTEVELKKLVTLSIENNVIIVSDEIHSDLILFENNFTSLGTLNLKNLIVCTSISKTFNLAALKASNIIIPDESLREKFKEEMFKVGLKPVPNIFGAIATEACYTADGEKWLEDLKKYLENNYKYLKKFLDENIPNIKCMPLEGTYLAWLDLKGLNLTEEELVNKIEKEAKIVIDGGHIFGEEGKGFIRLNFACHRDVLKEALERLKKVF; encoded by the coding sequence ATGAAAAATAATTTTGATGAATATGTTGAGAGAAGAGGGACAGATTCTAGAAAATGGAGTTTGATAGGGATGTTAGAAATGGCTCAATATGTGGATGAAGAAAGTATACCTATGTGGGTTGCGGATATGGATTTTAGGGTACCAGAATTTGTTATAGAAAAACTAGAAAAAAGGGTAAAAGAGCAAGTATTTGGTTATAATATCGTTGGTGAGAGTTATTATGAAAGTGTTAAATACTGGTTAAAGAAAAAAAATAACTGGAGCATAGAAGAAGAGTGGATAGTTCCGACAAGTGGTGTCGTTCCTGCTCTTTGTTTTGCGGTAAAAGCTTTCACAGAGGAAGGGGATGGAGTGATAGTCCAAAATCCAGTGTATCCTCCATTTAGAAGTTCAATAGAATTGAATAAGAGAACAGTTGTAAACAGTCCATTAAAATTAGTAAATGATAGATATGAAATGGATTTTATAGATTTGGAGAAAAAATTTAAAGAGCCAAAAAATAAATTATTCATCCTATGTAGTCCACATAATCCGGTTGGCAGAGTATGGACAGAAGTGGAGCTTAAAAAACTGGTTACACTCAGCATTGAAAATAATGTAATCATAGTTTCAGACGAAATTCACAGTGATTTGATATTATTTGAAAATAACTTTACGTCGTTAGGAACTTTAAATTTAAAGAACTTAATAGTTTGTACTTCAATTAGTAAAACATTTAATCTTGCAGCGTTAAAAGCATCAAATATAATAATTCCAGATGAAAGTTTAAGAGAAAAATTTAAAGAAGAGATGTTTAAAGTAGGATTAAAACCAGTTCCAAATATATTTGGAGCAATAGCTACAGAAGCTTGTTATACAGCTGATGGAGAAAAATGGTTAGAGGATTTAAAAAAATATTTGGAAAATAACTATAAATATTTAAAAAAGTTTTTAGATGAAAATATTCCTAATATTAAATGTATGCCATTAGAAGGAACATATTTGGCATGGTTAGATTTAAAAGGATTAAATTTAACAGAAGAGGAATTAGTAAACAAAATTGAAAAAGAGGCCAAAATAGTTATAGATGGAGGACATATCTTTGGGGAAGAGGGAAAAGGATTTATTAGATTGAATTTTGCTTGTCACAGAGATGTCTTGAAAGAAGCTCTAGAAAGATTAAAAAAAGTATTTTAA
- a CDS encoding nitroreductase family protein, with protein MKFKEVFTKRRSVNFFNPNKQLDLKLFEEIINEAILSPSAFNLQPWEIIAVKSSEAKEKLFTACSQPKILEAPMTLILIGDTFGYGRDNPMWNTKIELGMSEEKVNSVIQMCETILYPTEVKRNAMAVRDVSLLAMCIMLCAKNLGVDTHPMIGFSEEKIKELFNIDESKTVVMLLSIGYFDESKTLLPRERRLKFNEICKIV; from the coding sequence ATGAAATTTAAAGAAGTTTTTACTAAAAGAAGAAGTGTTAATTTTTTTAACCCTAATAAACAATTAGATTTAAAGCTTTTTGAAGAAATTATAAATGAAGCTATTCTCTCTCCTTCTGCATTCAATCTTCAACCTTGGGAAATTATTGCTGTCAAATCTTCAGAGGCTAAAGAAAAACTTTTTACTGCATGTTCGCAACCTAAAATATTAGAGGCTCCAATGACTCTTATTTTAATTGGGGATACTTTTGGATATGGAAGAGATAATCCTATGTGGAATACTAAGATAGAGCTTGGAATGAGTGAAGAAAAAGTCAACAGTGTTATACAGATGTGTGAAACTATTTTATATCCAACAGAAGTTAAAAGGAACGCTATGGCTGTAAGGGATGTTTCTCTTTTAGCCATGTGCATCATGTTATGTGCTAAAAATCTTGGTGTGGACACACACCCTATGATTGGTTTTAGTGAAGAAAAAATTAAAGAACTTTTTAATATAGATGAGAGTAAAACTGTTGTTATGTTACTTTCAATTGGATATTTTGATGAATCAAAAACCTTATTACCTAGAGAACGTCGACTAAAATTTAATGAAATTTGTAAAATAGTATAA
- a CDS encoding alanine racemase, protein MGRNGFQININKDNIIHNFNYIKNSTKKDVITVVKANAYGHGLIEVIPILIEAGCSYFAVARESEAKEILNLNIPNIKILVFETLENLSILDEHKNLEMIINSLEELKEAIDLKLNFSQLHLKLDFGFARNGVYYEQFEEVKNLILQNDLYFKGAMTHFFASTPDEMLQIQKQFMETIKFLGIDRFKVIHSQNSAATLLKIGDGSTHVRCGISVLGMVDIGLTDNNIKRSWSLVGSVYNIKNFDHLNFIGYERISDLNTNGFKKVAKIKLGYGDGFSKKNTNILCHINQKTYQIVHISMDTSFILVDDSVNEGDLVEIYKDFEECNNYLNMAHYEYTTLLNKRIPRIITKNTLK, encoded by the coding sequence GTGGGGAGAAACGGTTTTCAAATCAATATCAATAAAGATAATATAATTCATAATTTTAACTATATTAAAAATAGTACCAAAAAAGATGTTATTACTGTTGTTAAAGCAAATGCATATGGGCATGGTTTAATTGAGGTGATTCCCATCCTAATTGAAGCTGGATGTAGTTATTTTGCGGTAGCTAGAGAATCAGAAGCAAAAGAGATTTTAAATTTAAATATCCCAAATATAAAAATTTTAGTTTTTGAAACTCTTGAAAATTTATCTATTCTAGATGAACATAAAAACTTAGAAATGATCATTAATAGCTTAGAAGAATTAAAAGAAGCAATTGATTTAAAGTTAAATTTTTCTCAACTTCATCTAAAATTAGATTTTGGATTTGCTCGAAATGGTGTCTATTATGAACAATTTGAAGAGGTTAAAAATTTAATTTTACAAAATGATCTTTACTTTAAAGGTGCTATGACTCATTTCTTTGCTTCAACACCTGATGAAATGCTTCAAATACAAAAACAATTTATGGAAACTATTAAATTTCTTGGTATAGATCGATTTAAAGTTATTCATTCACAGAATAGTGCCGCTACTTTATTAAAAATTGGGGATGGTTCTACTCATGTAAGATGTGGTATAAGTGTTCTAGGAATGGTAGATATCGGTCTCACAGATAATAATATTAAAAGATCTTGGTCACTTGTTGGATCAGTTTATAATATAAAAAACTTTGATCATTTAAATTTTATTGGATATGAAAGAATAAGTGATTTAAATACAAATGGATTCAAAAAGGTGGCTAAAATTAAATTAGGTTACGGCGATGGATTTTCAAAGAAAAATACTAATATTTTATGTCATATCAATCAAAAGACTTATCAAATAGTCCATATAAGTATGGATACATCTTTTATTTTAGTTGATGACTCAGTTAATGAAGGAGATCTTGTTGAAATTTATAAAGATTTTGAAGAATGTAATAATTATTTAAATATGGCACACTATGAATATACAACTCTTTTGAACAAAAGAATTCCTAGAATAATTACTAAAAACACTTTAAAATAA
- a CDS encoding 2-phosphosulfolactate phosphatase, with the protein MRIEILASAKEALNKNFKGKNVVVIDVLRATTVMITALKNGAEKIYPFKEIKEAVEKREELKDGFLAGERKGLKIEGFDFGNSPLEFTEEKIKGKVICMTTSNGTRAIENSQSADNIYIASYLNVTSIVEKIMESDKDLVIVCAGTDDEFSLDDSLCAGIIANKISEKKKVLMDDFTISLQNLAKFSKNIKEVLEESKHYSYLKKIGYESDLEYCLTLDLCDIVPEYKNQEITNKKASLS; encoded by the coding sequence ATGAGAATAGAGATATTAGCTTCAGCAAAAGAAGCTTTAAACAAAAATTTTAAAGGTAAAAATGTTGTAGTAATAGATGTTTTAAGAGCTACTACAGTTATGATCACAGCTTTAAAAAATGGAGCTGAAAAAATATATCCATTCAAAGAAATAAAAGAGGCCGTTGAAAAGAGAGAAGAACTTAAAGATGGATTTTTAGCTGGAGAAAGAAAAGGACTTAAAATAGAAGGGTTTGATTTTGGTAACTCACCACTAGAATTCACTGAGGAGAAAATAAAAGGAAAAGTAATTTGCATGACAACAAGTAATGGAACCAGAGCTATTGAAAATTCACAAAGTGCAGATAATATATACATAGCGTCGTATTTAAATGTGACATCTATAGTGGAAAAAATAATGGAAAGTGATAAGGATTTAGTTATAGTTTGTGCAGGAACAGATGACGAATTTTCATTAGATGACAGTCTTTGTGCAGGAATTATTGCAAACAAAATATCAGAGAAAAAAAAGGTTTTGATGGATGATTTCACAATATCTTTACAAAATTTAGCTAAATTTTCTAAAAATATTAAAGAGGTCTTAGAAGAAAGTAAACATTATAGTTATTTAAAAAAAATAGGTTATGAAAGTGATTTAGAATATTGCTTAACTTTAGATTTGTGTGATATAGTACCAGAATATAAAAATCAAGAAATAACAAATAAAAAAGCTTCCCTTAGTTAA
- a CDS encoding MATE family efflux transporter, translated as MQQNITLENGCVKKLFFKFAIPSILGMLIVSLQMIVDGMFLSKGVGSIGLAAVNLSMPLINTLLSVSLMICVGGSVLVGIASGNKDYSKADGLTTLTLILLFSVLLSLSIIILLNFKFITNLLGVNKEIYPFVKNYLSILVAGSVFFNMPIFTETFIRIAGKPNQVFISGLVCFTVNVFLDFIFIIKLGMGMEGAAIATCFANMLGALTLIPNIKFGKLVGSLSDIKDIFYNGSSEMLTTISSAITTFVFNIIVMKNIGILGVSALSIVFYVNSIVNISLYGLSQALQPIISYNLGAKRIDKIKDVLKISLKSGAAIGIITFIAMQIFGESLINLFSNGDKKLASLTKDVVFFFTFTYLLSFINIISSSFHTSIEKPFESAFISCGRSIIFVMIPLFSLPIILGDVGIWLATPIAELLCLGVSIPMMIKSLKKLPLN; from the coding sequence ATGCAACAAAATATTACATTAGAAAACGGTTGTGTTAAAAAACTATTTTTTAAATTTGCTATCCCTAGCATTTTAGGTATGCTTATTGTATCTTTACAAATGATAGTTGATGGAATGTTCTTAAGTAAAGGAGTAGGATCAATTGGATTGGCTGCAGTAAATCTTTCAATGCCTTTAATAAATACACTTTTGAGTGTATCTCTTATGATCTGCGTCGGTGGAAGTGTGCTCGTAGGTATTGCTTCTGGAAATAAAGATTATAGTAAAGCTGATGGATTAACTACCTTAACTTTAATTTTACTTTTTTCTGTTTTACTTAGTTTATCCATAATTATTTTATTAAACTTTAAATTCATAACTAATCTATTGGGAGTCAATAAAGAAATTTACCCTTTTGTCAAAAACTATCTATCTATATTGGTGGCTGGCTCTGTTTTTTTCAATATGCCTATATTCACAGAAACTTTTATTAGAATAGCTGGAAAACCTAATCAAGTTTTTATAAGTGGATTAGTTTGTTTTACAGTGAATGTTTTTTTAGATTTTATATTTATCATTAAACTTGGTATGGGAATGGAAGGTGCTGCTATTGCTACATGTTTTGCCAATATGTTAGGTGCACTTACACTTATTCCTAATATCAAATTCGGGAAATTAGTTGGCTCACTAAGTGATATAAAAGATATCTTCTACAATGGAAGTTCTGAGATGTTAACTACTATATCTTCAGCAATTACAACCTTTGTATTCAATATTATTGTTATGAAAAATATTGGAATTTTAGGTGTTTCAGCTTTAAGTATTGTTTTTTATGTAAATTCAATAGTTAATATCTCTTTATATGGTTTATCTCAAGCTCTTCAACCAATTATTTCATATAATTTAGGAGCTAAAAGAATAGATAAAATAAAAGATGTTCTTAAAATCTCATTAAAATCTGGAGCTGCTATTGGAATAATCACATTTATTGCTATGCAAATATTCGGTGAAAGTTTAATAAATCTATTCTCTAATGGAGATAAAAAACTTGCTTCACTGACTAAAGATGTCGTATTTTTCTTTACTTTTACTTATCTTTTATCATTCATAAATATTATTTCGAGTAGTTTTCATACATCTATTGAAAAACCATTTGAATCAGCCTTTATATCTTGTGGTAGATCGATAATCTTTGTAATGATTCCACTTTTTAGCCTTCCTATAATATTAGGAGATGTTGGAATTTGGCTTGCTACACCTATTGCTGAATTATTATGTTTAGGTGTTAGTATTCCGATGATGATTAAATCTTTAAAAAAGCTTCCTCTTAACTAA
- a CDS encoding MerR family transcriptional regulator, whose translation MKNRYRTSELAKIFNISKQTLIFYHKKDILVPDYIDEENGYRYYSNSQIWDLFFIITLKEAGFSLEEIKKYSRVKKFVENIKFLEEKVDDIDKRINELKKSKKIIKEKILCLKEMSSNLEEQIKVIKRDREKVFFIKLKNPFDESEIAETYDKLKRICNKNNIKNINFVSTVQKNSLYKLKDLVLEKIGILLPKEIDMDGQEYIQAGEYVVLKHKTTFDMIDLTYQNLIKYISEKGYEITGDSIEIGSEVVVPMENGFGGIIEIFIPVKKIEKI comes from the coding sequence ATGAAAAATAGATATAGAACCTCAGAATTAGCTAAAATTTTTAATATTTCTAAACAAACACTTATTTTTTATCATAAAAAAGATATATTAGTCCCGGATTATATAGATGAAGAAAATGGGTATAGATATTATTCAAATTCACAAATTTGGGATTTGTTTTTTATAATTACTTTAAAAGAAGCAGGATTTTCTTTAGAAGAAATAAAAAAGTATAGTAGGGTTAAAAAATTTGTTGAAAATATAAAATTTTTAGAAGAGAAAGTTGATGATATAGATAAAAGAATAAATGAGTTGAAGAAAAGTAAAAAGATAATAAAAGAAAAAATCTTATGCTTAAAAGAAATGTCAAGTAATTTAGAAGAACAAATAAAAGTCATTAAGAGAGATAGAGAAAAAGTATTTTTCATAAAATTAAAAAATCCTTTTGATGAAAGTGAAATAGCTGAAACATATGATAAATTAAAGAGAATATGCAATAAAAATAATATAAAGAATATAAATTTTGTTTCTACAGTACAAAAAAATAGTCTCTATAAGCTAAAAGATTTAGTATTGGAAAAAATAGGAATTCTTTTACCAAAAGAGATAGATATGGATGGGCAAGAGTATATTCAAGCAGGAGAATATGTTGTACTGAAACATAAAACGACATTTGATATGATAGACTTAACATATCAAAATTTAATTAAATATATCTCCGAAAAAGGTTATGAGATAACAGGTGATTCTATTGAAATAGGAAGTGAAGTTGTAGTACCTATGGAAAATGGATTTGGAGGAATTATAGAGATTTTTATACCTGTAAAAAAAATTGAAAAAATATAA
- a CDS encoding phosphatase: protein MYKNYKIDLHIHTNVNPHAFSTLEENIKAASKKGMKVIAITNHGPALPDSPHWWHLANIAILPEVIEGVRVLKGVEANILDENAKLDINQNVYERMEIILAGFHTVDGYEETRDIVKNTNAILNLIKSQKADIIVHLGNPIFPVDYEKIVKAAKENNVALEINNTSLGTLTRVGSRKNCKKMLELAKKEGCYIVLGSDSHYSDHIGEFTNAIKLIEEVGYPEELILNSSVENLENFLKLRKGLRPKEINS, encoded by the coding sequence ATGTATAAAAATTATAAAATTGATTTACATATTCATACAAATGTAAACCCGCATGCTTTTAGTACTTTAGAAGAAAATATAAAAGCGGCATCTAAAAAAGGAATGAAAGTAATTGCTATAACAAATCACGGACCTGCTTTACCAGATAGTCCTCATTGGTGGCATTTGGCAAATATTGCAATATTGCCAGAAGTTATTGAAGGAGTGAGAGTCTTAAAAGGTGTAGAAGCAAATATCTTGGATGAGAACGCAAAGTTAGATATAAATCAGAATGTTTATGAGAGAATGGAAATTATTTTAGCAGGATTTCATACCGTTGATGGGTATGAAGAAACTAGAGATATAGTTAAAAATACGAATGCTATATTGAATTTGATAAAAAGTCAAAAAGCTGATATAATAGTTCATCTAGGTAATCCTATTTTTCCTGTAGACTATGAAAAAATAGTTAAGGCCGCAAAAGAAAATAATGTGGCTTTGGAAATAAATAACACTTCTTTAGGGACCCTAACAAGAGTAGGTTCAAGAAAAAATTGTAAAAAAATGCTAGAATTAGCTAAAAAAGAAGGGTGTTACATAGTACTAGGATCAGATTCACATTATTCAGATCATATAGGTGAGTTTACGAATGCAATTAAACTTATAGAGGAAGTAGGATATCCTGAAGAGTTAATATTAAATAGCTCAGTGGAGAACCTTGAAAACTTTTTAAAATTAAGAAAAGGGTTAAGACCGAAAGAGATTAACTCTTAA
- a CDS encoding nitronate monooxygenase: protein MKKNRVCELLGIKYPIIQGAMAWISDGNLAGHVSKAGGLGIIAGGGMPPEILRQEIRKAKAITNNPFGVNLMLMMESVAEQIDVCIEEGVKVVTTGAGNPGVYMEKLKAAGIKVIPVVASVALAKRMEKIGADAIVAEGLEAGGHIGEITTMALATQVAREVSIPVIVAGGIASGEQFLAALSLGGEAIQVGTIFIVAHECNVHQNYKNLVLKAKDRSTVTTGNYTGHPVRVLNNKFSKAILELEVKGAPKEEIEELGKGKLRLAVVDGDIEQGSVMSGQVAGMVKEALSCQEIVDKLMSELKEEKVKLDNKILAITFE, encoded by the coding sequence ATGAAAAAAAATAGAGTTTGCGAACTATTAGGAATTAAATACCCAATAATTCAAGGAGCTATGGCTTGGATATCGGATGGAAATTTAGCAGGACATGTTTCTAAAGCTGGTGGACTAGGAATAATTGCTGGTGGAGGTATGCCGCCAGAAATATTAAGACAAGAAATAAGAAAAGCAAAAGCTATAACAAATAATCCATTTGGTGTTAACTTAATGCTTATGATGGAAAGTGTAGCAGAACAAATAGACGTATGTATTGAAGAGGGAGTAAAAGTTGTTACAACTGGAGCTGGAAACCCTGGAGTATACATGGAGAAATTAAAAGCAGCTGGAATAAAAGTTATACCGGTTGTAGCATCAGTTGCTCTTGCAAAAAGAATGGAAAAGATAGGTGCGGATGCAATTGTTGCTGAAGGATTAGAAGCTGGAGGACACATCGGGGAAATTACAACTATGGCTTTAGCAACTCAAGTGGCAAGAGAAGTTTCTATACCCGTGATAGTAGCTGGAGGAATCGCATCAGGAGAGCAGTTTTTAGCAGCTTTATCTTTAGGAGGAGAGGCTATCCAAGTTGGAACAATTTTTATAGTTGCTCACGAGTGTAATGTTCATCAAAATTATAAAAATTTAGTTTTAAAAGCAAAAGATAGATCGACAGTGACAACAGGTAACTATACAGGACATCCAGTAAGAGTTTTAAATAATAAGTTTTCAAAAGCAATTTTAGAGCTTGAAGTAAAAGGAGCTCCAAAAGAAGAGATAGAGGAATTAGGAAAAGGTAAATTAAGACTTGCTGTTGTAGATGGGGATATAGAGCAAGGTAGTGTTATGTCTGGACAAGTTGCAGGAATGGTAAAAGAAGCTTTAAGTTGTCAAGAAATAGTAGATAAGTTAATGTCAGAGTTAAAAGAAGAAAAAGTGAAGCTTGATAATAAAATTTTAGCAATTACTTTTGAATAA
- a CDS encoding purine-nucleoside phosphorylase: MFEKVLETTQYLENRVTNRPKIAIILGSGLGGLVDYVENKIVIPYEEIPNFPVSTVAGHAGELVFGSINGVEVLVMKGRFHYYEGYNMKQVTYPQYVFKQFGIETMIVSNAAGGANKTFKPGTLMIINDHINFFGTSPLIGSNDERFGPRFPDMSETYNKGLIGKAKEVAERLEIEYREGVYLGSSGPAYETAAEVTMMMRMGADAVGMSTVPESIVANYLGIKILGISCITNMATGIATKPHSHEEVVEIANQTGEKFCKWIAETVKEL; the protein is encoded by the coding sequence ATGTTTGAAAAAGTTTTAGAAACGACACAATATTTAGAAAATAGGGTTACAAATAGGCCGAAAATAGCGATAATATTAGGTTCTGGGTTGGGAGGACTTGTAGATTACGTTGAAAATAAGATTGTTATTCCTTATGAAGAGATTCCTAATTTTCCAGTATCTACAGTTGCAGGACATGCAGGAGAGTTAGTGTTCGGAAGTATTAATGGAGTTGAAGTTCTTGTTATGAAAGGAAGATTCCATTATTACGAAGGATATAACATGAAACAAGTTACGTATCCACAATATGTTTTTAAACAATTTGGAATAGAAACAATGATTGTTAGTAACGCCGCTGGTGGAGCAAATAAAACTTTTAAACCAGGAACTTTAATGATTATAAATGATCATATAAACTTTTTTGGAACAAGTCCATTAATTGGAAGTAACGATGAAAGATTTGGACCAAGATTTCCAGATATGTCAGAAACTTATAATAAAGGATTAATAGGAAAAGCTAAAGAAGTAGCTGAAAGATTAGAGATAGAGTATAGAGAAGGTGTTTATTTAGGATCGTCAGGACCAGCATATGAAACTGCAGCTGAAGTTACAATGATGATGAGAATGGGAGCAGACGCAGTGGGAATGTCAACAGTTCCAGAATCTATAGTGGCGAACTATTTAGGTATAAAAATATTAGGAATTTCATGCATAACTAATATGGCAACAGGAATTGCAACAAAGCCTCATTCACATGAAGAGGTTGTTGAAATAGCAAACCAAACAGGAGAAAAGTTCTGTAAATGGATTGCAGAAACAGTAAAAGAGTTATAA
- a CDS encoding HAD family phosphatase: protein MKAAFFDIDGTIYRNSLLTEHFKKLIKYELLDIREYELKVKDAFKKWDERVGDYDRYLEEITTTYVEAIKGLSLQYNDFISDQVLELKGNRVYKFTRDMIRWHKSQGHKVIFISGSPDFLVSRMAEKWGADDFCGSVYHFEDGKLSGEISPMWDSKNKMIAINNFCEKYDIDLSESYAYGDTNGDYSMLSLVGHPRAINPSRELLEKIKTDSKLKNTAEIYVERKDVVYKVSSDVEIL, encoded by the coding sequence ATGAAAGCAGCATTTTTTGATATTGATGGTACAATTTACAGAAATTCACTATTGACGGAGCATTTTAAAAAACTTATAAAATACGAACTTTTAGATATAAGAGAATATGAATTAAAGGTAAAGGATGCTTTTAAAAAGTGGGATGAAAGAGTTGGGGACTATGATAGATATTTAGAGGAAATTACAACGACATATGTTGAAGCTATCAAAGGTTTATCATTACAGTATAACGATTTCATTTCTGATCAAGTACTAGAATTAAAAGGTAATAGAGTTTATAAATTTACTAGAGATATGATAAGATGGCATAAAAGCCAAGGACATAAAGTAATCTTTATATCTGGAAGTCCAGACTTTTTAGTATCAAGAATGGCAGAAAAATGGGGAGCAGATGATTTCTGTGGATCTGTTTATCACTTTGAAGATGGAAAACTTTCTGGAGAAATTTCACCGATGTGGGATTCTAAAAATAAAATGATCGCAATAAATAATTTTTGTGAAAAATATGATATAGATTTATCTGAAAGTTATGCTTATGGAGATACAAATGGTGATTATAGTATGTTAAGTCTTGTAGGACATCCAAGAGCAATAAATCCTTCAAGAGAACTTTTAGAAAAAATAAAAACAGATTCTAAGCTAAAGAATACAGCTGAAATATATGTAGAAAGAAAGGATGTTGTATATAAAGTTTCTTCAGATGTAGAAATTTTATAA
- the asnA gene encoding aspartate--ammonia ligase → MYKAKLDIIETERAIKRVKDYFERNLAKKLDLTRVSAPLFVTPQSGLNDDLNGIERAVSFDTKCKQDAVIVHSLAKWKRMALHKYGFEYGKGLYTDMNAIRRDEDLSPIHSYYVDQWDWEKVLRKEERTTETLKEIVEKIFSSLKDTEVYIRDIYPQLSEKLPEKITFVTSQELEELYPDLTSKEREHAHARKHGAIFISEIGKVLSSGEKHDGRAPDYDDWDLNGDIIVYYEPLDIGLELSSMGIRVSEESLEKQLKIANAEDRKTLEFHKKLLAGELPYTIGGGIGQSRLCLFFLDKLHIGEVQASLWPKEILEECKEKNIPLL, encoded by the coding sequence ATGTATAAGGCAAAATTAGATATCATTGAAACAGAAAGAGCAATCAAGAGAGTAAAAGATTATTTTGAAAGAAATTTAGCAAAAAAGTTAGATTTAACAAGGGTTTCAGCACCACTATTTGTAACTCCACAGAGTGGTTTAAACGATGATCTAAATGGAATTGAAAGAGCAGTATCATTTGATACAAAGTGTAAACAAGACGCAGTTATTGTGCATTCTCTTGCAAAATGGAAAAGAATGGCTCTTCATAAATATGGATTTGAATATGGGAAAGGGCTTTATACAGATATGAACGCTATCAGAAGAGATGAAGATTTAAGTCCAATACACTCATATTATGTTGATCAATGGGATTGGGAAAAGGTTTTAAGAAAAGAGGAAAGAACAACTGAAACTTTAAAAGAGATTGTAGAAAAAATATTTAGCTCTCTAAAAGATACAGAGGTATATATAAGAGATATTTATCCTCAACTATCAGAAAAACTTCCAGAAAAAATTACTTTCGTTACTTCTCAAGAATTAGAAGAGTTATATCCAGATTTAACTTCTAAAGAAAGAGAGCATGCACATGCAAGAAAACACGGAGCTATTTTTATAAGTGAGATTGGAAAAGTTTTAAGCTCAGGAGAAAAGCACGATGGAAGAGCACCAGATTATGATGATTGGGATTTAAATGGAGATATAATAGTTTATTATGAACCTTTAGATATAGGATTAGAGCTATCATCAATGGGAATTCGTGTATCAGAAGAATCTTTAGAAAAGCAATTGAAAATTGCAAATGCTGAAGATAGAAAGACATTAGAATTCCATAAGAAGTTATTGGCAGGAGAATTACCATATACTATAGGTGGAGGAATTGGACAATCTAGATTGTGCTTATTCTTTTTAGATAAACTTCATATAGGGGAGGTTCAAGCTTCATTATGGCCAAAAGAAATACTAGAAGAGTGTAAAGAAAAAAATATTCCTCTTTTATAA